The DNA window CTGGATGTTGAGTTGAAAGTGATCAACCAGATGGGTTTTCCGGGCTACTTCCTGATCGTGATGGAATTTATCCAGTGGTCGAAAGACAACGGTGTACCAGTAGGCCCGGGGCGTGGTTCTGGTGCAGGTTCTCTGGTCGCATATGCCCTGAAAATTACTGATCTCGATCCACTTGAATTCGACTTACTGTTCGAACGTTTCCTTAACCCAGAACGTATTTCCATGCCTGACTTTGATGTCGATTTCTGTATGGAAAAACGCGATCAGGTTATTGAACACGTTGCTGATATGTACGGGCGGGATGCAGTGTCACAGATCATCACTTTTGGTACGATGGCGGCAAAAGCGGTAATTCGTGACGTTGGGCGAGTACTTGGACATCCCTATGGCTTCGTTGATCGAATATCAAAGTTGGTTCCTTCTGATCCGGGAATGACGCTGGAAAAGGCATTTGCGGCAGAGCCTCAGTTGCCTGAAATTTACGAAGCAGATGAAGAAGTCAAAGCGCTGATTGATATGGCGCGTAAATTGGAAGGGGTAACTCGTAACGCAGGTAAACATGCGGGCGGGGTAGTTATTGCGCCGACTAAAATCACCGATTTCGCTCCTATTTACTGCGATCCAGAAGGTCAGAACCCGGTTACCCAGTTTGATAAAAATGACGTGGAATATGCCGGATTGGTGAAGTTTGACTTCCTCGGACTGAGAACATTAACCATCATCAACTGGGCACTTGAGATGGTAAATGCACGTCGCGCCAAGAAAAATCTGGAACCGATTGATATTGCGGCAATTCCACTGGATGACCAGAAAAGTTTTGACATGCTGCAACGTTCTGAAACGACAGCTGTGTTCCAGCTTGAATCCCGTGGCATGAAAGATTTGATCAAGCGTCTGCGCCCAGACTGTTTTGAAGATATGATCGCTTTGGTAGCACTGTTCCGTCCAGGGCCACTGCAATCAGGCATGGTGGATAACTTTATCGACCGTAAACATGGGCGGGAAGAAATTTCTTATCCGGATGTCGAATGGCAACATGAGTCATTAAAGCCTGTACTAGAGCCAACTTATGGCATCATCTTGTATCAGGAACAGGTGATGCAGATTGCTCAGGTGTTGGCAGGTTATACCCTTGGTGGTGCAGATATGCTACGCCGTGCGATGGGTAAGAAAAAACCGGAGGAGATGGCTAAACAGCGCTCAGTATTTGAAGATGGCGCGGTAAAACAGGGGATAAATGGCGAACTTGCAATGAGAATCTTCGATTTAGTGGAGAAATTCGCAGGTTATGGCTTCAACAAATCCCACTCTGCTGCCTATGCGCTGGTTTCTTATCAGACATTATGGCTAAAAGCCCATTATCCGGCAGAATTTATGGCTGCTGTAATGACGGCTGATATGGATAATACAGAGAAAGTCGTTGGTCTGGTAGATGAATGCTGGCGTATGGGGCTGAAAGTTCTGCCTCCTGATATTAATAGCGGTTTGTACCATTTTCACGTTAATGATGAAGGCGAAATTGTTTATGGCATTGGCGCGATCAAAGGTGTTGGTGAAGGGCCGATTGAAGCCATTATTGAAGCTCGTCAGAAAGGTGGACATTTTAAAGAGCTGTTTGAACTGTGTGCCCGCGTTGATATTAAAAAACTGAACCGCCGAGTGATGGAAAAACTGATTATGTCAGGGGCATTCGACAGGTTGGGGCCACACCGGGCAGCCTTAATGTCCTCACTGGAAGATGCTCTGAAAGCAGCGGATCAACATGCCAAGGCTGAGGCCATTGGGCAAACAGATATGTTTGGCGTACTGGCAGAAGAACCTGAACAGGTTGAGAGTTCATATGCCAGTACGCCAAAATGGCCGGATCAGGTGGTATTGGATGGTGAGCGGGAGACCCTGGGGCTATATTTAACCGGTCATCCGATCACCGGTTATTTAAAAGAGATTGAACGATATACGAATGGATTACGTCTAAAAGATGTGAATCCAACACCTCGTGGGCAAGTGACAACTGTGGTAGGTTTGGTGCTGGCATCCAAAATTGTAACGACCAAACGGGGTAATCGGATTGGTATCTGCACACTGGATGATCGCTCAGGGCGGCTGGAAGTCATGTTGTTCTCTGATGCCCTGGAAAGATATCAGCACTTGCTGGAGAAGGACAAAATTTTAATCACAACCGGACAAGTCAGCTTTGATGACTTCAGTGGTGGGCTTAAAATGACAGCCCGGGAATTAATGGACATCAGTGAGGCCCGTGAAAAATTTGCACGTGGGCTTGCTATCTCGTTGTCAGACAGGCAAATTGATGAACAATTATTGAACCGTCTCCGTGGAACATTGGAGCCACACCGTTCAGGTACGATACCGGTTCATCTTTATTACCAGCGGGTGGATGCCCGTGCCCGTTTACGATTCGGGGCAACATGGCGGGTAACTCCAACGGATACCCTTTTGACAGATCTACGAACTCTGCTGGGTAGCGAGCAGGTAGAATTAGAATTTGACTAAAATAGGAACGTTATGAGTCTGAATTTTCTGGATTTTGAACAGCCGATTGCCGAGCTGGAGGCGAAAATCGATTCGCTCACCGCAGTTAGCCGTCAAGACGAAAAGCTAGATATCAATCTGGATGAAGAAGTCCAGCGTCTGCGGGAAAAAAGTGTAGAGCTGACCCGCAAAATTTTCTCTGATCTGGGAGCATGGCAGATTTCTCAACTGTCACGTCATCCCCTTCGTCCCTATACACTGGATTATATTCAGCGCATTTTTACTGATTTTGAAGAATTGGCCGGTGATCGTGCTTATGCAGATGACAAAGCGATAGTAGGTGGATTGGCGCGTATTGATGGTCGTCCGGTGATGGTAATCGGGCATCAAAAGGGGCGTGAGACAAAAGAAAAGATCCGTCGTAACTTTGGTATGCCATCTCCGGAAGGGTATCGCAAGGCTTTGCGATTGATGGAAATGGCAGAGCGTTTCAAACTGCCAATCATCACTTTTATTGATACTCCGGGCGCATATCCGGGGGTGGGAGCAGAAGAGCGTGGTCAGTCAGAAGCTATTGCTCGTAACCTACGTGAAATGTCCCGTTTGTCTGTGCCTGTTATCTGTACGGTTATCGGTGAAGGTGGCTCTGGTGGTGCATTGGCACTGAGTGTTGGTGATAAAGTGAATATGTTGCAATACAGCACGTTTTCTACCATCTCGCCGGAAGGTTGTGCTTCCATTTTATGGAAAAGTGCTGACAAAGCACCTTTGGCAGCAGAAGCGATGGGAAATACAGCACCTCGCCTGAAAGAGCTGAAACTGGTTGATTCAGTGGTCCCGGAAACCATTAGGTGGTGCACATCGTAACTACGAAGTAATAGCAGGTACGCTGAAAGCACAATTACTGGCTGATCTTACTGAATTGAGTGAGCTCAGCAGTGAAGAATTAGTGAACCGTCGTTATGAACGTTTAATGCAGTACGGCTATTGCTAATATTTGGCTGTTATTTCATTAAGCTATTTTAAAAAATATTTCTGACCGATTAGCTTAATATTGGGGTTATTGTCGTTTATATCCCCAATTTCTTTAGGTTAGCTCTATAAGCCTAACTTAAGAAATACCGTTAATTCATGATATTTGGATGGTTTGTCATTTGAGCCATCCTTTTCTAGGGATTAAAAAATTTCTCCTGCATATACAGTTATAGTTACTACCGGATGATTTGAAAATTCAACCCATCAGTGAAACTATTAACGCATCCTGACTACAATCCCTGTAAGACTCTGAGCCAGATTAATTATTGCATTGTATACTAATAAAAACTATTTAGAGTTTTTCTGAGTGTTATTGGCTTGATTATCTATGATTATATAGTTACCGGCTAAGATAAGAAAAGTTCCTGTCAGTGTCCATATTGATAGATTATAATCTTCAGTAAATGCTGAGATTAACAACGCTATTATAGGCACAATGAGTAATTTTTTTTGCTGAACTGAGTTTATGTAGGTACTCTTTTTTCCTTCCTGGAGATATTGTAAAAGTAATATTAGTAATCTTTGTGACTAGACTTATTCGCCATGCTTATCCTGGCATTGATATTAGAAATTAGAATATCAAAATTATTTGTTAGATAATAGAGATTATGTTATTCATTACACTGATATTGTTCAATTTCATTCTATTATTAAATATAATAGAATGAATATTTATTATTGCTATAAGTTAATTCAAAAAGTATAAGTATACTCATATGGGGATGTTTAAAAAGTTAATAATATTATTCTTGGGATAAAAATCAGTATATACCCAATGGGTTTCAAATTGCGTCGTGGCGGCAAGGGAACTAATCCCCGGTAGCATAGAAACTATATGTTTATAAAAACGGTGTTCGGGGTGTAGTTGTAAAAAAGAGTATAGGCCAACAAAGAGGCAACTTGAAAGACGACGGTTATATTTAAATTTACGATTTCTCCTTGATATTTTGAATAATCTGTCTGATATTCTCCGGTCACTATTCCATCTTTTAGCGTATTGATTAATCTAGTTTTAAGTTCAGGTAATAATTTTACACAGAAAAAAGATATAGTACTTTTCCCATAAGCTCTACGGCTAAGTGTAATAAGAGGCATCAGGGAGATATGTCGGCATTGTGATTTTTGTGGTGGAAATAATGATCTCAAGCTATTATGTTCTCTAAAATTTCTTACAGAATGTCAATATTCTTTAATAATGGATTTATTCTATGCTCAATAAATATATTATTTATGCGTTTTCCTGTGTATTCATTTGGAGTTTTATTCCATCTATATCACGTTTTGGTCAGAAAGAGATGGATCATTTCCAATTTTTATTCTGGTCAAATGTACTGTCTGTTTTGGCTGTCTTTCTGGTTGCGGTTATGATGGGGAGAAACTGGAAGCAACTCTTATTTATTCCTTTTCCTGTAATGATTAAGGTCCTTATATTAGGGGCTTTGGACTGTTTCTTTTATTTACTGCTCTACTATGGTTATTCCATCGAAAATGGTGTTGCTGTTTTGGTCATTCAATATAGCTGGCCGTTGATGATAATCGGGCTGTCATTTATCCTGTTTAAAGAGAAATTGTCTATCAAGCAGATGATAGGTATAGCAATTGGTTTTATTGCAATTGTCATCACCTTTACTCAAGGTAATGTCACCCAAATTTCTGTGCAACACCCACAGGCTTTATTACTGGTGTTTAGCGGAGCGTTCTGTTTTGCTTTACTGTCTGTTTTATCAAAACACTTTGCTATTGATCCTTATATCAGTACGTTCTGGGTTTTTGCTAACTCAACTGTAGTCTCTCTCGTATTTTTATTGGTGTTCAGCAGATTCCAGTGGCCTGTGGGAGATTCACTGATGCCAACATTGCTAAATGGCATCATATTGAATGGGATATCTTATATTATCTGGTTCAAGGCTATGAGTAGTCCTGATTCACCGAAAATTGCCTCGATCTTATTTTTATCACCAATATTGTCGATGATGTGGCTGATTTTGTTCTTTGGTGATGAATTCGTTCCGGCCTATGTGGTGGGATTAGGACTTGTTATCATATCCGGGTTACTTTGTATCAGTAAAAGGAATGAAACTTCGACGAAAAATAAATTGTCAGATGATTTGATTGAAGATTGATATTCCAAATTAAAAAAAGAGTATTATCCACAATGAATAGTGCACATGAGTCTCTGATGATTGCATTGACTGATCAGATAGGGACACATAAAAAAATTTTAGTCGGGTTTAGTGGTGGACTGGATTCTACCGTGTTGCTGCATTTACTGGTTCGTCTGCGCCAGCAATCTTTACAAGCGGGCTGTGATAAACAGAACTCAATGACATTAAGGGCAGTCCATATTCATCATGGTTTAAACGCAAAAGCGGATGATTGGGTTGCTCATTGTCGCCAGATTTGTGCTGACTGGCAGGTTGATTTCCATGCCGAAAGAGTGAACCTGGATAGCCGGAAGAAAGGTATTGAAGCTGCGGCTCGTGATGCTCGCTATCAGGTTTTTCGGCATGCATTGCAACAGGATGAGATTCTGGTAACGGCACAACACCTTGATGATCAAGCTGAAACATTTTTGTTGGCATTAAAACGGGGGAGTGGCCCGGCTGGTTTATCTTCTATGCCATCTTCTATGTCATTTGCTGAGACAACGCTCATTCGCCCATTACTGAATGTCAGCCGTGCAGAATTAGAGAGTTATGCGCAAGAACAAGGGCTGGAATGGGTTGAAGATGATAGTAATCAGGACGATCGGTATGATCGCAATTTCCTGCGTTTGAATATCATGCCACTGCTTAACCAGCGTTGGCCACACTTTTCACAAGCGGTTTCCCGTAGTGCCGGTTTGTGTGGTGAGCAAGAGCAATTACTGGATGAATTGCTTGATGATTTATTGAATTCGCTGATAACTCCAGAGGGAGCAATAGTAATTCCCCCTTTGGAAACATACTCTGAGGCTAAACGTAACGCATTACTGCGTCGGTGGTTCAATCGGTATGGAGTGAAAATGCCTGCTCGTGAACAACTTAAGCGGATCTGGTCAGAAGTCGCACTTTCCCGACAGGATGCAGAACCTTGTTTCAGGTTAGGACAGTTTGACATTCGCCGTTATCGACAACAGTTATGGTTAGTGTCTCAATATCAATCACTTGCTGGTATGGTTATTGAATGGAATACAGAACAGGAATTGCCATTACCAGATGGTCTGGGAACACTTTTCCTTTCCGAAAGTGAAGGGAATAAAGGAGATACGGTTAACATCAGAGCACCTAAGAATAATGAGCGGGTTACAATCCGCTTTGGAATTCAGGGAAATATTAGCATCGTGGGGCGGCAGCATTCCCGCCATAGTAAAAAGTTATGGCAGGAACTTGGTGTGGCACCCTGGCTCAGGGAAAGAACGCCATTGCTTTACTATGATGATAAGCTCATTGCAGCATTGGGGGTTTTTGTAACGAAAGAAGGGCAACTTTTGGCTGAAGACATGGGTTTTTCAGTTCAATGGCAGAAAATTTTACCTCGTACTATTTTACCTCATGCTTAGTTACTCATCGGTAGCGGCC is part of the Xenorhabdus cabanillasii genome and encodes:
- a CDS encoding DMT family transporter; protein product: MLNKYIIYAFSCVFIWSFIPSISRFGQKEMDHFQFLFWSNVLSVLAVFLVAVMMGRNWKQLLFIPFPVMIKVLILGALDCFFYLLLYYGYSIENGVAVLVIQYSWPLMIIGLSFILFKEKLSIKQMIGIAIGFIAIVITFTQGNVTQISVQHPQALLLVFSGAFCFALLSVLSKHFAIDPYISTFWVFANSTVVSLVFLLVFSRFQWPVGDSLMPTLLNGIILNGISYIIWFKAMSSPDSPKIASILFLSPILSMMWLILFFGDEFVPAYVVGLGLVIISGLLCISKRNETSTKNKLSDDLIED
- the dnaE gene encoding DNA polymerase III subunit alpha, whose protein sequence is MTEPRFVHLRVHSDYSMIDGLAKTGPLVKKVAKLGMPALAITDFTNLCGLVKFYGSAHSAGIKPIIGADFYMESDQLGDEYAHLTILARNNEGYQNLTLLISEAYQKGYGAIGPTIKQEWLVKYKAGLILLSGGRMGDVGKFLLRGNHVLVEQCLNFYQEHFPDCYYLELTRTGRQDEETYLHAAIELAAEKNLPIVATNDVCFLESEDFEAHEIRVAIHDGYTLSDPKRPKKYSPQQYLRSEQEMCELFSDIPEALENSVEIAKRCNVTIRLDEYFLPKFPTGGMSTEDYLIEKSKQGLEQRLAFLYPDPAIRAEKRTEYDERLDVELKVINQMGFPGYFLIVMEFIQWSKDNGVPVGPGRGSGAGSLVAYALKITDLDPLEFDLLFERFLNPERISMPDFDVDFCMEKRDQVIEHVADMYGRDAVSQIITFGTMAAKAVIRDVGRVLGHPYGFVDRISKLVPSDPGMTLEKAFAAEPQLPEIYEADEEVKALIDMARKLEGVTRNAGKHAGGVVIAPTKITDFAPIYCDPEGQNPVTQFDKNDVEYAGLVKFDFLGLRTLTIINWALEMVNARRAKKNLEPIDIAAIPLDDQKSFDMLQRSETTAVFQLESRGMKDLIKRLRPDCFEDMIALVALFRPGPLQSGMVDNFIDRKHGREEISYPDVEWQHESLKPVLEPTYGIILYQEQVMQIAQVLAGYTLGGADMLRRAMGKKKPEEMAKQRSVFEDGAVKQGINGELAMRIFDLVEKFAGYGFNKSHSAAYALVSYQTLWLKAHYPAEFMAAVMTADMDNTEKVVGLVDECWRMGLKVLPPDINSGLYHFHVNDEGEIVYGIGAIKGVGEGPIEAIIEARQKGGHFKELFELCARVDIKKLNRRVMEKLIMSGAFDRLGPHRAALMSSLEDALKAADQHAKAEAIGQTDMFGVLAEEPEQVESSYASTPKWPDQVVLDGERETLGLYLTGHPITGYLKEIERYTNGLRLKDVNPTPRGQVTTVVGLVLASKIVTTKRGNRIGICTLDDRSGRLEVMLFSDALERYQHLLEKDKILITTGQVSFDDFSGGLKMTARELMDISEAREKFARGLAISLSDRQIDEQLLNRLRGTLEPHRSGTIPVHLYYQRVDARARLRFGATWRVTPTDTLLTDLRTLLGSEQVELEFD
- the tilS gene encoding tRNA lysidine(34) synthetase TilS codes for the protein MNSAHESLMIALTDQIGTHKKILVGFSGGLDSTVLLHLLVRLRQQSLQAGCDKQNSMTLRAVHIHHGLNAKADDWVAHCRQICADWQVDFHAERVNLDSRKKGIEAAARDARYQVFRHALQQDEILVTAQHLDDQAETFLLALKRGSGPAGLSSMPSSMSFAETTLIRPLLNVSRAELESYAQEQGLEWVEDDSNQDDRYDRNFLRLNIMPLLNQRWPHFSQAVSRSAGLCGEQEQLLDELLDDLLNSLITPEGAIVIPPLETYSEAKRNALLRRWFNRYGVKMPAREQLKRIWSEVALSRQDAEPCFRLGQFDIRRYRQQLWLVSQYQSLAGMVIEWNTEQELPLPDGLGTLFLSESEGNKGDTVNIRAPKNNERVTIRFGIQGNISIVGRQHSRHSKKLWQELGVAPWLRERTPLLYYDDKLIAALGVFVTKEGQLLAEDMGFSVQWQKILPRTILPHA